In one Shewanella loihica PV-4 genomic region, the following are encoded:
- a CDS encoding error-prone DNA polymerase — protein MYAELQYAELHVLSNYSFLRGASHPHELVEQAKRLGYQALALTDECSFAGVVKAHEAAKRCDLKLILGAEFHLDEGLFVLLAPCRFAYGEISALITNARRSQGKGEYRVSLEAILAQQQSLLLWRPPSLAQFRQAGEARRDEARSDDARSDLAVNDTAESEMAGGDTAKGSAAQSDEPNLLSRYRDHIASIASRLVVAFPDRLHLLMERLLLPGEALNLQQWQWLSQTQKVPCVAAGGVRMHEAERQPLLDILTCIAHGRDLDSGVALCSINAEASLKPIAAQRKRYPQEWIDNGLALARRCHFSLDELKYEYPAEVVPAGMQASDYLAQAVREGARRRFPDGVPDRVKAQYEKELELIAAMAYEYFFLTIYDIVCFAKSQQILYQGRGSAANSVVCYCLGITEVDPTKINMLFERFISKERNEPPDIDVDFEHERREEVIQYIYRKYGRDRTALAAAVICYRFKSAMGDVGKALGIDAEQVALMIKNIDRRDPKHHWTTQLAAMLPEAGRGRMLLPLVQTLIGFPRHLSQHVGGFIISAGPLSELVPIENAAMADRTVIQWDKDDLESLGLLKVDILALGMLTAIRKTFTLLSLPEKAFSMADVAWEEAEVYRMLQAGDSIGVFQVESRAQSAMLPRLKPACYYDLVVQIAIVRPGPIQGDMVHPYLRRRDGLEAVEYPSPAVESVLSRTMGVPIFQEQVIQLAMVAAGFSGGEADQLRRAMASWKRTGELEKFEAKLLQGMAARGYSQTFAEQIYRQIKGFGEYGFPESHSASFALLAYVSAYLKHHYPAAFCCALLNSQPMGFYSPSQLIQDVQRHDVMVLPVCVNHSDWDNSLVPLLEAEQPAIRLGFRQVKGLRLEEIKTLIAARPEGGFTRVEQLYELGLSQGCLTLLASADALLTLAGHRYQARWQLSAYQPSLPLFDDLPAVASEVVLAPPSEMAAMQSDYRHLGLSLGRHVMAQLRGLAPFVGCRHASELADCRHGQLVHVAGVVVGRQRPGTASGVTFVTLEDETGNINVIVWSATARAQRQPFLTSKILKVTGVLETQSGVSHVIAGRLEDLSTLVNDFELSSRDFR, from the coding sequence ATGTACGCTGAATTACAGTACGCCGAGTTGCACGTCCTCTCGAACTACAGCTTCTTGCGAGGGGCTTCCCATCCTCACGAGCTGGTGGAGCAGGCCAAGCGCCTTGGTTATCAGGCATTGGCGCTGACCGACGAATGCTCCTTTGCCGGTGTGGTCAAGGCCCATGAGGCGGCCAAGCGCTGCGATCTTAAACTGATCCTGGGCGCCGAGTTTCATCTCGATGAGGGGCTGTTTGTGCTGCTGGCGCCTTGCCGTTTCGCCTATGGTGAGATCAGCGCCCTGATCACCAACGCCAGGCGAAGCCAGGGCAAGGGTGAGTACAGGGTGAGCCTGGAGGCCATCTTGGCTCAGCAGCAGAGCCTGCTGCTGTGGCGCCCGCCCTCGCTGGCGCAGTTCAGGCAGGCTGGCGAGGCAAGGAGAGATGAGGCAAGGAGTGATGATGCAAGGAGTGACTTGGCCGTAAACGATACGGCAGAGAGTGAGATGGCTGGGGGCGATACGGCAAAGGGGAGTGCGGCACAAAGCGATGAGCCTAATCTGTTGTCCCGTTATCGTGACCACATAGCGAGCATTGCCTCACGGCTAGTTGTAGCCTTTCCGGATCGTCTGCATCTTTTGATGGAGCGGCTCTTGCTACCGGGAGAGGCCCTTAACTTGCAACAGTGGCAATGGCTGAGTCAGACTCAGAAGGTCCCCTGTGTGGCGGCCGGTGGCGTGCGCATGCACGAGGCGGAGCGTCAGCCGCTGCTGGATATTTTAACTTGTATCGCCCATGGGCGGGACCTCGACAGCGGCGTGGCGCTATGCTCCATCAACGCCGAAGCTAGCCTCAAGCCGATTGCGGCGCAGCGTAAACGTTATCCTCAGGAGTGGATCGATAACGGCCTGGCTCTGGCCCGTCGCTGCCATTTCTCTTTGGATGAGCTCAAGTATGAGTACCCGGCCGAGGTGGTACCCGCCGGCATGCAGGCCAGCGATTATCTGGCGCAGGCGGTGCGTGAAGGCGCCAGACGCCGCTTTCCCGATGGAGTGCCCGATAGGGTGAAGGCGCAGTATGAGAAGGAGCTAGAGCTGATCGCGGCGATGGCCTATGAGTATTTCTTTCTGACCATCTATGACATCGTCTGTTTCGCCAAGTCTCAGCAGATCCTCTATCAGGGAAGGGGCTCGGCGGCCAACTCTGTGGTCTGTTATTGCCTGGGGATCACAGAGGTGGATCCCACTAAGATCAACATGTTGTTCGAACGTTTCATCTCCAAGGAGCGCAACGAGCCGCCGGATATCGACGTGGACTTCGAGCATGAGCGGCGCGAGGAGGTGATTCAGTATATCTATCGCAAATATGGCCGTGACCGCACGGCGCTGGCCGCGGCGGTGATCTGTTATCGCTTCAAGAGTGCCATGGGCGATGTGGGCAAGGCGCTGGGGATAGATGCCGAGCAGGTAGCCCTGATGATTAAAAATATCGATCGCCGGGATCCCAAGCATCACTGGACGACTCAGCTTGCCGCCATGTTGCCAGAGGCTGGGCGCGGGCGCATGTTGCTGCCCTTGGTGCAGACGCTGATCGGTTTTCCCCGCCACCTGTCCCAGCACGTGGGAGGCTTTATCATCTCCGCAGGGCCCTTGTCTGAGCTGGTACCCATTGAAAATGCGGCCATGGCGGATCGCACCGTGATCCAGTGGGATAAGGATGACCTGGAGAGCCTGGGGCTGTTAAAGGTGGATATCCTGGCCCTGGGGATGCTGACGGCGATCCGTAAGACCTTCACCTTACTGAGTCTCCCAGAGAAAGCTTTTTCCATGGCCGATGTGGCATGGGAGGAGGCCGAGGTCTATCGCATGTTGCAGGCAGGCGACAGCATAGGGGTGTTTCAGGTCGAGTCCCGGGCGCAGAGCGCCATGCTGCCAAGGCTGAAGCCAGCTTGCTATTACGATCTGGTGGTGCAGATCGCCATTGTTAGGCCAGGGCCAATTCAGGGGGACATGGTACATCCCTATCTGAGGCGGCGGGATGGCCTGGAGGCGGTGGAATATCCCAGCCCGGCGGTCGAGTCCGTGCTGTCCCGTACCATGGGGGTACCTATCTTTCAGGAGCAGGTGATCCAGCTGGCCATGGTGGCCGCGGGCTTCAGTGGCGGCGAGGCGGATCAGCTGCGCCGAGCGATGGCGAGCTGGAAGCGTACCGGTGAGCTTGAAAAGTTTGAGGCTAAACTGCTCCAGGGGATGGCGGCGCGGGGGTACAGCCAAACATTCGCCGAGCAGATCTACAGGCAGATCAAAGGCTTTGGCGAGTATGGCTTTCCCGAGTCTCACTCCGCCAGCTTTGCCCTGTTGGCCTATGTGTCGGCCTATCTTAAACATCATTATCCGGCGGCCTTCTGCTGCGCCTTGCTTAACAGTCAACCCATGGGCTTCTATAGCCCGTCGCAGCTTATTCAGGATGTGCAGCGTCACGATGTTATGGTACTGCCGGTATGTGTCAATCACAGTGACTGGGATAATAGCCTGGTGCCCCTGCTGGAGGCTGAGCAGCCTGCGATACGTCTGGGCTTTAGGCAAGTGAAGGGACTCAGGCTGGAGGAGATCAAGACCCTTATCGCGGCGCGCCCCGAAGGCGGCTTTACCCGGGTCGAGCAGCTCTATGAGCTAGGTTTATCTCAGGGCTGTTTGACCCTGCTGGCCAGCGCCGATGCCCTGTTGACGCTGGCCGGGCATAGGTATCAGGCGCGCTGGCAACTCAGTGCCTATCAGCCGAGCCTTCCGCTGTTCGATGACTTGCCAGCTGTCGCCAGTGAGGTGGTGTTGGCGCCCCCAAGTGAGATGGCGGCCATGCAGAGCGACTATCGCCATCTAGGGCTCAGCCTGGGGCGCCATGTTATGGCTCAACTTAGAGGGCTGGCGCCATTTGTGGGTTGTCGCCACGCCAGTGAGTTAGCCGATTGTCGTCATGGGCAGCTTGTGCATGTGGCGGGCGTGGTGGTGGGGCGTCAGCGCCCCGGTACCGCCTCCGGGGTTACCTTCGTGACCTTAGAAGATGAGACGGGCAACATCAATGTGATCGTCTGGAGCGCCACGGCCAGGGCGCAGCGACAGCCATTTTTAACATCAAAAATTTTAAAGGTAACTGGGGTGCTTGAGACCCAGTCTGGTGTGTCACACGTTATCGCGGGCAGGCTGGAGGATTTATCGACTCTGGTGAATGATTTTGAACTAAGTTCGCGGGATTTTCGTTAG
- a CDS encoding Y-family DNA polymerase has protein sequence MLWLAVYFPHWLLQYQSYHQGLPQGGELALFERQSSQILIASSAAAKLGVEPGQSLATAQALCPSLQLLAYDPSLSQEASHWLCQWSYGYSARVVPPVCPFEQAQQHRLNKPSKSHKASKSSRSSDVPSMADTLLLEVGSMAKIFGGLDRLIRQYQKSAQDYGLECQFALGENALLAQLGARSLPLTLPADVICDNKRNPKETRESRCTKLGNSKRGNFEPGSLESDIGATEPTYLAKQEVREAVQEEKAQGEEAQGEKAQGEETKVQSKDDQAGASLVSLPQMNLKQVAPLPLSILPLPEHVLQSCENMGLTQVQALLALPLKELGERFGESVLTLLAQLKGQLPQVHEFYLMPESYRHKLELLYEVSHLEGLAFPLGRMLATLSAYLVQRQQAVLALSLTLVFRDLSLVPLRCEIRYPFAEHRGDALLKLCRVQLESLILAAPVISLAIQADTLVPLLVQTSNWWQGEGKSDATMRLLSLLEARLGADKVKGLEHCSHHLPELSWQSRSLSQSLVSQSRASQSRVSQSRSGALGGKRSNQAVSQSTSRQSTSRQSISSQSVSTRGASSQKFKSQALESQTHNRCAEPRACYQGKTRALSEEATLFADLFHGLCDGRIRPNWLLRQPEPLAPESVSLLKGPERLHSPWSAASPRDYYLARMHQGGLCWVFRSPEGLFLQGWFG, from the coding sequence ATGTTGTGGCTGGCGGTCTATTTTCCCCACTGGTTACTCCAGTATCAAAGCTATCATCAAGGCTTGCCCCAGGGCGGCGAGCTGGCCCTATTTGAGCGTCAGTCGAGTCAGATCCTGATCGCATCGAGTGCTGCGGCTAAGTTGGGCGTGGAGCCGGGGCAGAGCCTGGCTACCGCCCAGGCGCTCTGTCCATCGCTGCAACTGCTGGCCTATGATCCCTCCTTGAGCCAGGAGGCCAGCCATTGGCTGTGCCAGTGGAGCTATGGCTACAGTGCCAGGGTCGTGCCGCCTGTCTGTCCGTTCGAGCAGGCCCAGCAGCATAGGCTAAATAAGCCGAGTAAGTCACATAAAGCAAGCAAATCGAGTCGATCCTCTGATGTGCCCAGTATGGCAGATACCCTACTGCTGGAGGTGGGCTCCATGGCAAAGATCTTCGGTGGTCTGGACAGGCTCATCCGTCAATATCAGAAGAGTGCCCAAGACTATGGCCTCGAGTGTCAATTTGCCCTGGGGGAGAATGCCTTGCTGGCTCAGCTGGGAGCCAGGTCTCTGCCGCTCACTCTGCCTGCAGATGTCATCTGTGATAACAAGAGGAACCCGAAAGAAACTCGCGAGTCTAGGTGCACTAAGTTAGGGAATTCTAAGCGAGGAAACTTTGAGCCAGGGAGCCTAGAGTCGGACATCGGTGCCACAGAACCTACATATCTCGCCAAACAAGAAGTGAGAGAAGCAGTCCAAGAAGAGAAAGCACAAGGAGAGGAAGCCCAAGGAGAAAAAGCACAAGGAGAAGAAACCAAAGTGCAATCGAAAGATGATCAAGCGGGGGCGTCTCTGGTGAGTTTACCTCAGATGAATCTCAAGCAGGTCGCGCCCCTGCCGCTCTCTATCTTGCCACTGCCTGAGCATGTGCTGCAGTCTTGCGAGAACATGGGGCTGACTCAGGTGCAGGCGCTGCTCGCCTTGCCTCTCAAGGAGCTTGGTGAGCGATTTGGCGAGAGTGTCTTAACCCTGCTGGCTCAGCTCAAGGGGCAGCTGCCTCAGGTGCATGAGTTTTACCTGATGCCAGAGTCTTATCGCCATAAGCTTGAATTGCTCTATGAGGTGAGCCACCTCGAAGGATTGGCCTTTCCCCTCGGGCGCATGCTAGCAACCCTATCGGCTTATCTGGTGCAGCGTCAGCAGGCGGTGCTGGCCCTGTCATTAACCTTAGTGTTTCGCGACTTGAGTCTGGTGCCACTGCGCTGCGAGATCCGCTATCCCTTCGCCGAGCATAGGGGGGATGCCTTACTTAAACTCTGCCGTGTGCAGCTAGAGAGCCTCATCCTGGCGGCGCCGGTGATCAGTCTGGCTATTCAGGCCGATACCCTGGTGCCGCTATTGGTGCAGACATCCAATTGGTGGCAGGGCGAGGGTAAGAGTGATGCCACCATGCGCTTGCTCTCACTGCTTGAGGCGCGTCTAGGCGCGGATAAGGTCAAGGGACTTGAGCACTGCAGTCACCATCTGCCGGAGCTGAGCTGGCAGAGCCGCTCGCTTTCTCAGAGCCTAGTTTCTCAGAGCCGAGCCTCTCAAAGCCGAGTCTCTCAAAGCCGCTCGGGTGCCTTGGGGGGCAAGCGATCGAATCAAGCTGTTTCTCAAAGCACTTCCCGTCAAAGCACTTCTCGTCAAAGTATTTCTAGTCAAAGCGTTTCTACTCGAGGTGCTTCCAGCCAAAAGTTTAAGAGCCAAGCGCTTGAGAGCCAAACGCATAATCGGTGCGCCGAGCCGAGGGCTTGCTATCAGGGCAAGACTCGGGCGCTGAGTGAGGAGGCGACCTTATTTGCAGATCTGTTTCATGGCCTGTGTGATGGCCGCATCCGCCCCAATTGGTTACTGCGCCAGCCCGAACCGTTGGCGCCGGAGTCGGTGAGCCTGCTTAAGGGGCCGGAGCGGCTGCACAGTCCCTGGTCGGCGGCCTCGCCGCGGGATTATTACCTTGCCCGCATGCATCAGGGAGGGCTCTGCTGGGTATTTCGCTCGCCTGAGGGACTATTCCTGCAGGGGTGGTTTGGCTAA
- the imuA gene encoding translesion DNA synthesis-associated protein ImuA — MALADLQLERLLQRSDLWRGDAYHPQQMGLDSGYPELNRHLGLGGWPSQGLCEIFCSSEGIGELSLALPLMRRLIPRQSREGSAAGLVSLVAPPHVPYPQSLAMQGIDVSRLLWVDTQTPKEQLWALEQILTSGASPLVLCWLEDLSVSQARRLQLACEKGESLCLCYLPSKVKDQAHPVPLRIALQPSTEISTGTNIETSTESNTKMGNDRLLETQVDILKRRGGWPAPRFSLSLLPELLAQSLMLDVTKQQDERLENKLNKQQSGQILQGPWSA; from the coding sequence ATGGCCTTGGCAGATCTTCAACTTGAACGTTTACTCCAGCGCAGCGATCTCTGGCGCGGCGATGCCTATCATCCCCAGCAAATGGGGCTGGACAGCGGCTATCCCGAGCTTAATCGTCATCTGGGACTGGGAGGCTGGCCCAGTCAGGGGCTGTGCGAGATCTTCTGCTCCAGCGAAGGGATCGGCGAGTTGAGCCTGGCGCTGCCTCTGATGCGCCGCCTGATCCCTAGGCAATCGAGAGAGGGAAGTGCTGCCGGGTTGGTGAGTCTGGTGGCGCCGCCTCACGTGCCTTATCCCCAGTCGCTGGCGATGCAGGGGATAGATGTCAGCCGTCTCCTGTGGGTCGATACTCAGACGCCGAAGGAACAGCTTTGGGCGCTCGAGCAGATCTTAACCAGCGGCGCCTCACCCCTGGTCTTATGTTGGCTCGAGGATCTCAGTGTCAGTCAGGCCAGGCGCTTGCAGCTTGCCTGCGAGAAGGGCGAGAGCCTGTGTCTCTGTTATCTGCCAAGCAAGGTCAAGGATCAGGCTCATCCCGTGCCACTGCGGATCGCCTTGCAACCCAGCACCGAAATCAGCACAGGAACCAACATAGAAACCAGTACGGAAAGCAACACAAAAATGGGCAACGATAGGCTTCTTGAGACCCAGGTGGATATTCTAAAGCGCCGTGGGGGCTGGCCGGCGCCGCGCTTCTCCTTATCCCTGCTACCTGAGCTACTGGCTCAGAGTCTGATGCTCGATGTGACTAAACAGCAGGATGAGAGATTGGAAAATAAGCTTAATAAGCAGCAGAGCGGTCAGATCTTACAAGGCCCCTGGAGTGCGTAG
- the def gene encoding peptide deformylase, which yields MPVLDILTIPDERLKRKAKPVEDIAAVQGFIDDLIETMYHTDDGIGLAATQVGSEHAILVIDLSEDRDQPMVVINPEFVERSGEIVGEEGCLSIPGYRAKVTRFEKVKVKALNREGEAFEIESDDFLAIVLQHEMDHLDGKVFIEHLSPLKQQIALKKVKKYR from the coding sequence ATGCCTGTACTCGATATATTGACCATTCCCGATGAGCGCCTGAAACGTAAGGCCAAGCCCGTAGAAGACATTGCCGCCGTGCAAGGTTTTATCGATGATCTGATTGAAACCATGTATCACACAGACGATGGCATTGGGCTCGCCGCTACCCAGGTGGGCAGCGAACACGCCATCTTAGTGATTGATCTGTCTGAGGATCGCGATCAGCCCATGGTGGTGATCAACCCAGAATTCGTCGAGCGTTCGGGCGAGATCGTCGGCGAGGAGGGATGTCTCTCAATTCCTGGCTACCGCGCCAAGGTGACACGTTTCGAGAAGGTGAAGGTCAAGGCGCTTAACCGTGAGGGTGAGGCCTTTGAGATCGAGAGCGATGACTTCCTGGCAATCGTCCTGCAACATGAGATGGATCATCTTGATGGCAAGGTCTTTATCGAGCATCTGTCGCCCCTCAAGCAGCAGATAGCACTCAAGAAGGTAAAGAAATATCGCTAA
- a CDS encoding MFS transporter produces the protein MTTPVRTPLPSTFYVANTMEIFERLAWYGFFTLSSLYMTSPAHQGGLGFSEQERGLLQGMIPFFLYLFPVLTGALADRYGYRKMFLIAYAIMCPSYFLLGQVSSFSGFFIAFMGVAIGAACFKPVVTGTVARTTDHTNRGLGFGIFYMMVNVGGFLGPFIAGYVRAISWDWVFIMSAIWIGINFIPATFFYREPTDLHQQRGKPLSQVLRDIQEVLGNARFALLFFGTLVILLSYGAKWISGEQCLTIYLVWFSLHFLWNTLAKSDKQLPWYRQKIALGNKPFVIYLLILSGFWMVYQQIFITLPIYIRDFVDTSDLVAMLAPWPGLLDFFAPVDITLLSDELLSAAKAYTAGSLSLSEVYFDLVHAKVMIPREELGAALGAIAQSPELASQYSQQFAQQYRQVNPEYLIGLNFLSIVLMQVMVSRIAERFSPLPVLVAGTLILALGTALGGLAHGILMGGAMVLTSILVFSIGEMVASPKSQEYVASFAPQDKKAMFMGYYFVSSAIGFLLAGPLSGYLYAEVAKGAEQPALMWYIIGGFGLLAAIGLVLFHRFGAKQTLSQAQPTALGAQG, from the coding sequence GTGACGACCCCTGTACGTACCCCTCTGCCCAGTACCTTTTATGTGGCCAATACCATGGAGATCTTCGAGCGTCTCGCTTGGTATGGCTTCTTTACCCTCTCCTCCCTCTACATGACCTCTCCTGCTCACCAGGGGGGCTTAGGCTTTAGCGAACAGGAGCGAGGCCTGCTGCAGGGAATGATCCCCTTCTTTCTCTACCTGTTTCCTGTGCTTACCGGCGCCCTGGCCGATCGCTATGGCTACCGTAAAATGTTTCTTATCGCCTACGCCATCATGTGCCCCAGCTATTTCCTCCTGGGTCAGGTGAGCAGCTTTAGCGGCTTCTTCATCGCCTTCATGGGGGTCGCCATAGGCGCGGCCTGCTTTAAACCTGTGGTGACGGGCACTGTGGCACGCACAACAGATCACACCAACCGCGGCCTGGGTTTTGGCATCTTCTATATGATGGTCAATGTGGGCGGCTTCCTCGGCCCCTTCATCGCAGGTTATGTCCGCGCCATCAGCTGGGACTGGGTCTTCATCATGTCGGCGATCTGGATAGGCATTAACTTCATACCGGCAACCTTCTTCTATCGCGAGCCGACGGATCTCCACCAGCAGCGGGGCAAGCCGCTGTCTCAGGTGTTGAGAGACATCCAAGAGGTGCTGGGCAACGCCCGTTTCGCCCTGCTGTTTTTCGGCACCTTAGTGATCCTGCTCTCCTACGGCGCCAAGTGGATCAGTGGCGAGCAGTGCCTCACCATCTATCTGGTGTGGTTTAGTCTGCATTTTCTCTGGAACACGCTGGCCAAGTCAGACAAGCAACTGCCCTGGTATAGGCAGAAGATCGCCCTGGGCAACAAGCCCTTCGTGATCTACCTGCTTATCCTCTCCGGTTTCTGGATGGTCTACCAGCAGATCTTTATCACTCTGCCCATCTATATCCGAGACTTTGTCGATACCTCAGATCTGGTTGCCATGCTCGCCCCCTGGCCCGGGCTGCTCGACTTCTTCGCCCCCGTGGATATCACTCTACTCAGCGACGAGCTACTGAGCGCGGCAAAAGCCTACACAGCAGGAAGCCTGAGCCTGTCAGAGGTCTACTTCGACTTGGTGCATGCCAAAGTAATGATCCCAAGGGAGGAGCTGGGCGCAGCCCTTGGCGCAATCGCACAAAGCCCAGAGCTGGCCAGTCAATACAGCCAGCAGTTCGCCCAGCAGTATCGTCAGGTTAACCCCGAGTACCTTATCGGCTTGAACTTCCTCTCTATCGTGCTGATGCAGGTGATGGTAAGCCGCATTGCCGAGCGCTTCAGTCCGCTACCTGTATTGGTGGCCGGCACCCTCATCCTGGCACTGGGTACGGCGCTGGGTGGACTGGCCCACGGCATACTCATGGGCGGCGCCATGGTGCTCACCTCTATCTTAGTCTTCTCTATCGGCGAGATGGTGGCGTCCCCTAAGAGCCAGGAATATGTGGCCAGCTTTGCGCCCCAGGATAAGAAGGCGATGTTTATGGGCTACTATTTTGTCTCATCGGCCATCGGCTTCCTGTTGGCGGGCCCGCTATCGGGTTACCTCTACGCCGAAGTGGCTAAGGGCGCCGAGCAGCCTGCCCTGATGTGGTACATCATAGGCGGCTTCGGCCTGCTGGCCGCCATAGGCCTGGTACTGTTTCACCGCTTTGGTGCCAAACAGACATTATCACAGGCGCAGCCAACCGCCTTAGGCGCGCAAGGCTAG
- a CDS encoding MGMT family protein: MAKIWHVIALIPEGKVSSYGKIADLAGLPGRARYVSRALKMAPDTLELPWHRVINSQGKIAFPETSPYFIEQMQRLRSEAIEVNRGRVKLSKYEWQPDLATLVFALPF; encoded by the coding sequence ATGGCCAAGATATGGCATGTGATTGCCCTGATCCCCGAGGGGAAGGTCAGCTCCTATGGCAAGATAGCCGATCTCGCGGGGCTGCCCGGACGGGCACGCTACGTCTCCCGCGCCCTCAAGATGGCGCCCGATACATTGGAGCTTCCCTGGCATAGGGTGATCAACAGCCAAGGCAAAATAGCCTTTCCCGAGACCAGTCCCTATTTTATCGAGCAGATGCAGAGATTAAGAAGTGAAGCGATAGAAGTGAACCGAGGTAGGGTTAAGCTGTCCAAGTATGAGTGGCAGCCGGATCTGGCGACCCTAGTGTTTGCATTACCCTTTTAA
- a CDS encoding DUF3108 domain-containing protein, which translates to MISSFCAIALTAQADEYPLTPHTAEYQVNYGSIELGKARYQLPAPQGNLYQYRFDSDVSLLMLWDKRTVISTFSKEGEQLIPMRFTHNRSGTGSDYQEQSAYVLDQKLVHSRYKDERAKFPYTPDLFDPLMVQLQFRLDIMKGSNKLHYKMLKSGEIDEYDFKVVGKERMVISSGTYETVKIEVVRDNDKRQTFFWMSPELGYLPVRLTHFEKGSKQLDITLLNYQYSEPTMAQTSEQTNKQANQQTGEQAKALVDRQNQSQP; encoded by the coding sequence ATGATTTCATCTTTCTGTGCCATTGCCCTTACCGCACAGGCCGATGAATACCCCTTGACCCCCCACACGGCCGAGTATCAGGTGAACTACGGCAGCATAGAGTTGGGTAAGGCGCGCTATCAACTGCCGGCACCTCAGGGCAACTTGTACCAATATCGTTTCGACAGCGACGTCAGCCTCTTGATGCTGTGGGATAAACGCACCGTCATCAGCACCTTCAGCAAGGAGGGTGAGCAGCTTATTCCCATGCGTTTCACCCATAACCGCAGCGGCACCGGCTCCGACTATCAAGAGCAATCCGCCTATGTGCTGGATCAGAAACTGGTGCACAGCCGCTACAAGGATGAGCGGGCAAAGTTTCCCTATACCCCGGATCTCTTCGACCCCTTGATGGTTCAGTTGCAGTTTAGGCTAGATATCATGAAGGGCAGCAATAAGCTGCACTACAAGATGCTCAAGAGCGGCGAGATCGATGAGTATGACTTTAAGGTGGTCGGTAAGGAGCGCATGGTGATCTCCAGCGGCACCTATGAGACGGTCAAGATAGAGGTGGTGCGGGACAACGACAAACGCCAAACCTTTTTCTGGATGTCACCCGAGCTCGGCTATCTGCCCGTCAGGCTCACCCACTTCGAGAAAGGCAGCAAGCAGCTGGATATCACCCTGCTTAATTATCAGTACAGCGAGCCGACCATGGCACAAACCAGCGAGCAGACCAATAAACAGGCGAATCAACAGACAGGTGAACAGGCCAAGGCCCTCGTAGACAGACAAAACCAATCTCAGCCGTAA
- a CDS encoding class II glutamine amidotransferase has translation MCELLAMSANVPTDIVFSFTGLAERGGVTGPHVDGWGITFYEGKGSRTFKDACPSSESHVAQLIKSYPIKSEVVVSHIRQANRGCVSLENTHPFTRELWGRYWTYAHNGQLSDYQQKFAVRRYQPVGDTDSELAFCWILEKVVERFGDQAPADLLPVYRFIATLADEIRALGVFNMILSDGEHLMSYCSNNLCHITRRAPFGKAKLIDTDVVIDFDKETTPNDIVTVIATRPLTDNEDWHILKPGEWKLFARGELVLTQEG, from the coding sequence TTTTACCGGGCTGGCAGAGCGTGGTGGCGTTACAGGTCCCCATGTGGATGGTTGGGGGATCACCTTCTATGAAGGTAAGGGCAGCCGCACCTTCAAGGATGCCTGCCCCAGCAGCGAGTCTCATGTGGCGCAGTTGATCAAATCTTACCCCATCAAGAGTGAAGTGGTGGTCAGTCATATCCGCCAGGCCAATCGCGGCTGCGTATCACTGGAAAATACCCATCCCTTTACCCGTGAGTTATGGGGACGCTACTGGACCTATGCCCATAATGGTCAGCTCAGCGATTATCAGCAAAAATTTGCGGTGCGCCGTTATCAGCCTGTGGGTGACACCGACAGCGAACTGGCGTTTTGCTGGATTTTAGAGAAGGTGGTGGAGCGCTTCGGCGATCAGGCGCCGGCGGATCTGCTGCCCGTTTATAGGTTTATCGCCACCTTGGCCGATGAGATCCGCGCCCTTGGGGTGTTTAACATGATCTTGAGCGACGGCGAACACCTGATGAGCTATTGCAGCAATAACTTGTGCCACATTACCCGCCGGGCCCCCTTTGGTAAGGCCAAGCTTATCGATACCGACGTGGTGATCGATTTCGACAAGGAGACCACGCCCAACGATATCGTCACCGTGATCGCGACCAGGCCGCTGACCGATAACGAAGACTGGCATATTCTGAAGCCCGGAGAGTGGAAACTGTTCGCCCGGGGCGAGCTAGTTTTAACTCAAGAAGGCTGA